In Pelmatolapia mariae isolate MD_Pm_ZW linkage group LG13, Pm_UMD_F_2, whole genome shotgun sequence, a genomic segment contains:
- the LOC134640401 gene encoding alpha-2A adrenergic receptor-like yields the protein MGCFIFNSGNVTLPGRNPYTVQTSVPLTILVGILILLTLFGNVMVVIAVMTSRVLRAPQNLFLVSLACADILVATLVMPFSLANELMGYWFFGKVWCGIYLALDVLFCTSSIVHLCAISLDRYWSVTQAIEYNLRRTPLRIKGKVCLVWILAALISFPPLITVKKDKADSLECDINGEKWYIIFSSCASFFVPCVIMITVYVRIYQIAKKRTRAPPGERQRHNGNSEDPKFGLDTMERKDREQREVRGEDGKEANELDVEEEPSSSDGNETILCSLTKKKAMKTAKVTQVNPGESASKPQSESRERGRRWKGRQYRERRFTFVLAVVMGVFVLCWFPFFFTYTLTAVCNKCCVPETLFKMFFWLGYCNSSLNPVIYTVFNNDFRKSFKKILCKRDRRV from the coding sequence ATGGGTTGCTTTATCTTCAACAGTGGAAATGTGACTTTGCCTGGAAGGAACCCTTATACTGTGCAGACCTCTGTGCCTCTAACAATCCTGGTGGGTATCCTTATCCTGCTAACACTGTTTGGCAATGTCATGGTGGTAATTGCTGTGATGACAAGCCGAGTCCTGAGAGCACCTCAGAACTTATTTTTAGTCTCTCTAGCATGTGCAGACATCCTGGTTGCCACTTTAGTGATGCCATTCTCTTTAGCGAATGAACTGATGGGTTATTGGTTCTTTGGGAAGGTATGGTGTGGAATCTACCTGGCTTTGGATGTTCTTTTCTGCACATCATCCATTGTTCATCTGTGTGCAATAAGCCTGGACAGATACTGGTCTGTCACACAAGCCATTGAGTATAACCTGAGAAGGACACCACTCAGGATTAAAGGCAAAGTCTGCTTAGTTTGGATACTggcagctctcatttcatttCCTCCGCTTATCACTGTGAAAAAGGACAAAGCAGACAGTCTTGAATGTGACATTAATGGTGAGAAATGGTACATCATATTCTCCAGTTGTGCCTCCTTCTTTGTACCCTGTGTCATTATGATTACGGTGTATGTTAGAATCTACCAGATTGCCAAGAAAAGAACAAGAGCCCCACCTGGAGAAAGGCAAAGACACAATGGGAACTCAGAAGACCCAAAGTTTGGTTTGGACACGATggagagaaaagacagagaaCAGAGGGAGGTGAGAGGAGAAGATGGTAAAGAGGCTAATGAGCTTGATGTGGAGGAAGAACCCTCCTCTTCCGATGGGAATGAAACAATCCTATGTTCACTTACAAAGAAGAAGGCtatgaaaacagcaaaagtgACTCAGGTGAATCCCGGTGAAAGCGCTTCAAAACCACAGTCGGAGTCCCGCGAGAGAGGGAGAAGGTGGAAAGGAAGGCAGTACAGAGAGAGGCGCTTTACATTTGTTCTGGCTGTAGTCATGGGAGTGTTTGTTCTCTGCTGGTTCCCCTTTTTTTTCACGTACACGCTCACTGCTGTGTGTAACAAGTGCTGTGTGCCAGAGACCCTGTTCAAAATGTTCTTCTGGTTAGGTTACTGCAATAGCTCACTAAACCCCGTCATATACACTGTATTCAATAATGACTTCAGGAAATCCTTTAAAAAGATCCTTTGTAAAAGGGACAGAAGAGTGTAA